The Thalassotalea nanhaiensis genome has a window encoding:
- a CDS encoding glycosyltransferase, whose translation MKILYHHRIASKDGQYVHVEELSNAFIEQGHELIFVAPSINQKTKFGHDGGIVTKLKKLLPQALYEMLELSYSIWIFIKLAVAIKTFKPDFIYERYNLYQPAGIWASKLFNIPIMLEVNAPLVYERRKYSGLALTWLATKIERYTWQNATHTLPVSRVLADYLIKAGVKEKNITVIHNGVNKHFLESLTPITSHEDKEEIIIGFVGFIHRWHGLDKAIEAIAKHKKKSLKLICIGDGDILPELKQQAENLGIKEKVIFTGLLNRKQTLEQIKQFDIALQPNVTHYASPLKLFEYMAVGCLIIAPDCDNIKEILTDESALLFNKNVKSDFVVKLNCAVEKFNTLINKRFEGRESLNRNSFIWQENTKNIVNIIENKPRDIE comes from the coding sequence ATGAAAATACTCTATCATCATCGAATAGCATCAAAAGATGGACAATATGTTCATGTTGAAGAGCTCTCAAATGCATTTATAGAGCAGGGTCACGAATTGATATTTGTTGCTCCTTCAATAAACCAAAAGACTAAGTTTGGTCATGATGGGGGCATTGTAACAAAGTTAAAAAAACTCCTCCCTCAAGCACTATATGAAATGCTTGAACTTAGCTATTCAATTTGGATTTTTATCAAATTAGCCGTAGCGATTAAAACATTTAAACCTGATTTTATCTATGAACGCTACAACCTTTATCAACCGGCAGGAATTTGGGCAAGCAAGCTATTCAATATCCCGATCATGCTAGAAGTTAATGCACCACTTGTTTATGAACGACGTAAATATTCAGGATTAGCATTAACCTGGCTAGCTACAAAAATAGAACGCTATACATGGCAAAATGCAACACATACTTTGCCGGTAAGTAGAGTGCTGGCGGACTACTTAATAAAGGCTGGCGTTAAAGAAAAAAACATTACAGTTATCCATAATGGTGTAAATAAGCACTTTCTTGAAAGCCTTACACCAATAACAAGCCATGAAGATAAAGAAGAAATAATTATAGGTTTTGTTGGTTTTATTCACCGTTGGCATGGCTTAGACAAAGCCATAGAAGCTATAGCAAAGCACAAAAAAAAATCACTAAAATTAATTTGTATAGGTGATGGCGATATATTGCCAGAACTTAAACAACAGGCTGAAAACCTTGGCATAAAAGAAAAAGTAATTTTTACAGGCCTGTTAAATCGTAAGCAAACACTCGAACAAATAAAGCAATTTGATATCGCTTTACAGCCGAATGTTACTCACTACGCTTCACCTCTCAAACTGTTTGAATACATGGCAGTAGGTTGTTTAATCATTGCACCAGATTGCGACAATATAAAAGAAATATTAACAGATGAATCTGCATTGCTTTTTAATAAAAATGTGAAATCTGATTTTGTAGTTAAACTTAATTGTGCTGTAGAAAAGTTTAATACTTTGATTAATAAAAGGTTTGAAGGGCGAGAGAGTCTTAATCGAAATAGCTTCATATGGCAGGAAAATACAAAGAATATTGTGAATATTATTGAAAATAAACCAAGAGATATTGAATGA
- a CDS encoding lipopolysaccharide biosynthesis protein gives MLKAKVLHGLKWSFLSKFCSQTISWIVTFWVIRLLTPADYGVVALVTVFFAFISIFAVNGFVSALVKMKNITTQAARQIFTISLFMYFLYSLLISFFAKDIAVFFKNNEIEYVLYVMAIFTPLLSFNVVPNAYIQKEMNFKLQAYSEIISSFSSIFTALTFALLGYGFWSLVIARIVQILASVISINYFKKTAYGITFNFSLVKPILNFALKMQLNGIIWFVYNKLDSLIIGKFLGTNSLGLYNVANEIAAMPMNKASSILNQVGFSAFVSISGSNNDAKYYLYQAIRVMSLLIFPVFFGISVVAEEIQKVILGSNWHGTAAIISILAVILPFRMINSLFQNFANAMGKANFALVNTSITATILIISISIGVQFGLISTAWAWLIGFSIAFVINTLNLANKFKLDRRYLLSRFSPLMTSILMMFIVYCVNHFFLSNTLPIISLIIKVIIGTIFISITYFYYYFDDLIKLKVSFKGFGVK, from the coding sequence ATGCTTAAAGCTAAAGTATTGCATGGATTGAAATGGTCTTTTTTATCCAAATTTTGTTCTCAGACTATTTCTTGGATAGTCACTTTTTGGGTCATTAGACTATTAACTCCTGCCGATTATGGGGTAGTTGCTTTAGTAACTGTTTTCTTTGCTTTTATTAGTATCTTTGCAGTAAACGGCTTTGTTTCTGCTCTTGTGAAAATGAAAAATATAACGACCCAAGCCGCCAGGCAAATTTTCACTATTTCACTTTTTATGTATTTTCTGTATAGCTTGCTCATTTCTTTTTTTGCAAAGGATATTGCTGTATTTTTTAAAAACAATGAAATTGAATACGTTTTATATGTGATGGCTATTTTTACGCCATTACTTAGTTTCAATGTTGTTCCCAATGCTTACATCCAAAAAGAGATGAATTTTAAATTACAGGCCTATAGTGAGATCATATCGTCATTCTCATCCATATTTACGGCATTGACTTTTGCTTTGTTGGGTTATGGTTTTTGGTCTCTCGTTATCGCACGAATCGTTCAGATTTTAGCCTCCGTAATATCGATAAATTACTTTAAGAAAACTGCTTATGGCATAACTTTCAATTTTTCATTGGTGAAACCAATTCTAAATTTTGCTCTTAAAATGCAGCTAAATGGAATAATTTGGTTTGTTTATAATAAATTAGACAGCTTAATTATTGGAAAATTCTTAGGCACTAATTCTCTAGGTTTATATAATGTTGCAAATGAAATCGCTGCAATGCCTATGAATAAAGCATCATCCATATTAAATCAGGTTGGATTTTCAGCGTTTGTAAGTATAAGTGGCTCTAACAATGATGCAAAATATTATCTATACCAAGCTATAAGGGTAATGTCACTTTTGATATTTCCAGTATTTTTTGGAATTTCAGTTGTTGCAGAAGAAATTCAAAAAGTGATTTTAGGTTCGAATTGGCACGGAACGGCAGCAATAATATCTATTTTAGCGGTTATTCTTCCATTTAGAATGATTAACTCATTATTTCAAAATTTTGCTAATGCTATGGGGAAAGCTAATTTTGCTCTTGTTAATACCAGTATCACAGCTACTATTTTGATTATTTCAATTTCAATTGGAGTGCAATTTGGACTAATCTCTACCGCTTGGGCTTGGCTTATAGGCTTTTCTATAGCTTTTGTAATTAATACTCTTAACTTAGCCAATAAATTCAAGCTTGATAGACGTTATTTATTAAGTCGATTTTCTCCTTTAATGACTTCGATACTTATGATGTTTATTGTTTATTGTGTGAATCATTTTTTCTTATCGAATACTCTTCCGATAATTTCTTTAATTATAAAAGTGATTATTGGAACCATTTTTATTTCAATTACCTATTTTTATTATTACTTTGATGATTTAATTAAATTAAAGGTCTCATTTAAGGGATTTGGTGTGAAGTGA
- the asnB gene encoding asparagine synthase (glutamine-hydrolyzing): MCGIVAIFNHDIQYEVDLKLLNKMNNSQNHRGPDDSNIWQDDGNKNIALAHTRLSIIDIEGGRQPLFDDTQTIGITFNGEIYNYIELRAELREKGYVFNTESDTEVIVNAWLEWHADCVKKLQGMFAFVLWDKKNKHLFAARDRLGIKPLHYSKADDQSFLFSSEIKALKCNDKISLALNSQAIEDYFSLGYILEPKSIYKSIYKILPGHYILLDQNKPEQLINKCYWDPLDYINVDSQNFDQETVQLKLNEAIKKHLIADVPLGVFLSGGVDSSALVALISQIKPEPVTTCSIGFDLLKYDESYYAEQVAKYFNTTHFETNVSVNDLSLVANVIDVFDEPFADNSAIPTLILSKTTREKVKVALSGDGSDELFLGYRNYQMLQLEERFRGVIPGFIRKPFFSFLAKIYPKLDRAPRFLRAKSTFQALVNNPITSFHRAMSIINSELLQQVYSYQFKEKLAGYSSEDEFKLLAKQVNHLPTLKQIQYIDFKTYLPGDILTKADRASMANSLEVRVPFLDHKIVEWGLGLAPKLNLRGSKVKQVLVKSLKGLVPEFVLERKKMSFTSPLDEWMRQIPIETLENKIFTNAFVNADIFNISQVKSLIEEHQNRQQNHGVFIWALLIFEAFLSKEESL, translated from the coding sequence ATGTGTGGGATTGTGGCTATTTTTAATCATGACATTCAATATGAGGTAGATCTCAAGCTATTGAATAAAATGAATAATAGTCAGAACCACAGAGGTCCGGATGATAGCAATATTTGGCAAGATGATGGAAATAAAAACATAGCATTAGCACATACCAGGCTATCAATTATTGATATTGAAGGTGGTAGACAGCCTCTATTCGACGACACTCAAACTATTGGTATAACCTTTAATGGAGAGATATATAATTATATTGAATTAAGAGCCGAGCTGCGCGAAAAAGGCTATGTATTTAACACTGAAAGTGACACTGAAGTTATTGTAAATGCGTGGCTCGAATGGCATGCTGATTGCGTAAAAAAATTACAGGGTATGTTTGCTTTTGTTCTATGGGATAAAAAGAACAAACACCTCTTTGCTGCACGAGACAGGTTGGGTATCAAACCTTTACATTACTCTAAGGCTGATGATCAATCGTTTTTATTCTCCTCAGAAATCAAGGCATTAAAATGTAACGATAAAATATCGTTAGCTCTCAATTCGCAAGCTATAGAAGACTATTTCTCTCTTGGCTATATTCTTGAGCCAAAATCTATTTATAAATCAATATATAAGATTTTACCTGGGCATTACATTTTATTAGATCAAAACAAACCTGAGCAATTAATAAATAAATGCTATTGGGACCCACTCGATTATATAAATGTAGATAGTCAAAATTTTGATCAAGAAACGGTTCAGTTAAAGTTAAATGAGGCAATTAAAAAGCATCTTATAGCTGATGTGCCATTAGGCGTTTTTCTGTCCGGCGGTGTTGACTCTTCGGCGTTAGTTGCATTGATCAGTCAAATAAAGCCAGAGCCTGTAACAACCTGCTCAATAGGCTTTGACTTATTAAAATATGATGAATCTTATTATGCAGAGCAAGTTGCTAAATATTTCAATACTACTCACTTTGAAACCAACGTTTCAGTAAATGACTTATCGTTAGTTGCTAACGTAATAGATGTTTTTGATGAGCCTTTTGCTGATAATTCCGCAATCCCAACTTTGATATTAAGTAAAACGACTAGAGAAAAAGTAAAAGTTGCGCTCTCTGGTGACGGTAGTGATGAACTCTTTTTAGGCTATAGAAATTATCAAATGCTGCAATTGGAAGAGCGATTTAGAGGTGTTATACCTGGCTTTATTCGCAAACCATTTTTTAGTTTCTTAGCAAAAATATACCCTAAACTTGATAGAGCACCTCGTTTTTTACGTGCAAAATCTACTTTCCAAGCCTTGGTGAATAACCCGATAACTAGTTTTCATCGCGCAATGTCTATAATCAATTCAGAACTGCTACAGCAAGTTTATTCCTATCAATTTAAAGAAAAACTTGCAGGTTACAGCTCAGAGGATGAATTTAAATTATTAGCTAAGCAAGTAAATCATTTACCTACACTGAAACAAATACAATATATCGATTTTAAAACCTATCTCCCTGGAGATATTTTGACCAAAGCTGACCGAGCAAGTATGGCTAATTCTTTAGAAGTAAGAGTACCATTTCTAGATCATAAAATTGTGGAATGGGGACTTGGTTTAGCACCTAAACTCAATTTAAGAGGTAGCAAAGTAAAACAAGTTTTAGTCAAATCATTAAAAGGATTAGTCCCAGAGTTTGTTTTAGAACGAAAAAAGATGAGTTTCACTTCACCATTAGATGAGTGGATGAGACAGATTCCAATAGAAACATTAGAGAATAAAATATTCACTAATGCTTTTGTAAATGCTGATATTTTCAATATTAGTCAAGTTAAGTCTTTAATTGAGGAACACCAAAATAGACAACAGAATCACGGTGTATTCATATGGGCACTGCTAATCTTTGAAGCCTTCTTGAGTAAAGAAGAAAGTTTATGA
- a CDS encoding sulfotransferase family protein, whose product MLKVCFVLGVMPRCGTNFLQNMLRLHTSCYAPGPVWEDFVISQLDILFRYSQRVSNNWDPYWFRNAETNHKDLLMQCLGQGIQDFLKLQVKNSNPKNEIEYIISKTPSLKGIDKYSLFFKNCKFIMIMRDGRSVVASGEKSFSWDFELAAIQWKLNAKKIKKFKKMNDINFDTFLLIKFENLIVEPENQFKKMIEYLGLSLNDFDFSKLKSLPVSGSSDLKSSSKAMHWKPVSKENKFDPLNRFSNWSLNRKKIFHYIAKNEMEYFGYHSDIALSYWDRVWISLYLLIWPIKFVLKKLKEFFHSIFNKAI is encoded by the coding sequence ATGTTGAAGGTATGCTTTGTTTTGGGTGTTATGCCAAGGTGTGGAACCAATTTTTTACAAAATATGCTGAGGTTACACACAAGTTGCTACGCCCCTGGACCAGTTTGGGAAGATTTTGTTATTTCTCAATTAGATATTCTTTTTAGATATTCCCAGAGAGTTTCCAATAACTGGGATCCTTATTGGTTTAGAAATGCAGAAACTAATCATAAGGATTTATTAATGCAATGTTTAGGTCAGGGGATACAGGATTTTTTAAAATTACAAGTCAAAAACTCTAATCCTAAAAATGAAATTGAATATATTATATCTAAAACCCCTTCACTCAAAGGCATTGATAAATACAGTCTTTTTTTTAAAAATTGCAAATTTATTATGATCATGAGAGATGGAAGGTCTGTTGTGGCTTCAGGAGAAAAATCTTTTTCTTGGGATTTCGAACTGGCAGCGATTCAATGGAAACTTAACGCAAAGAAGATTAAAAAATTTAAAAAAATGAATGATATAAACTTTGATACATTTTTGTTAATAAAATTTGAAAATTTAATTGTAGAGCCTGAAAATCAATTCAAAAAAATGATTGAGTATTTAGGCTTATCTTTAAATGACTTTGACTTTAGTAAGTTAAAGTCATTGCCTGTTTCAGGTTCTTCAGACTTAAAGTCTTCTTCAAAAGCAATGCATTGGAAGCCCGTATCGAAAGAAAATAAATTTGATCCTTTAAATCGATTCTCTAATTGGTCACTCAATAGGAAGAAAATATTTCATTATATTGCAAAAAATGAAATGGAATATTTTGGTTATCACAGCGACATAGCTTTATCATATTGGGATAGAGTTTGGATTTCACTTTATTTATTAATATGGCCTATTAAATTTGTATTAAAAAAATTAAAGGAGTTTTTTCATTCTATTTTTAATAAAGCTATCTAA
- a CDS encoding GMC family oxidoreductase, whose amino-acid sequence MISDGKSLIAGSQIEADICIVGAGPAGIVLALELEPFFSKIVLVESGSDHYVDKTQQLYQAESFPEHFPDPLISRLRFLGGASNHWANNTSPLSPIDFEYRNWIPNSGWPISFDDIEPYYYKASTYCGVGNDGFLPDKWMKKYHQKDWGIQGSALEIGIAKAAQPPTNFYLSNATQLINSSKIHLIKNANLVDMEYSLENKKVSNLSFNALQADNFSVSANDFVLCLGGIENARMLLFFNDKYQNKLGNITGNVGRYFMDHPTVKGAQLFSNSLSDFPLFSGVNEYDRRILSYFQLSERSLKDNLTTNLRLPLVKSTEYMLSDGISSFHILKDALQEGEFPDQLPDHLLNFVLDFDMVAEAISRKSFDHSLFDSSKQMAGFQIPMMIEQTPHRDNKICLGNEVDVFGIPKINIHWELKSSDINNIWKSLTIFANEVGTNSIGRVRLLKERSERIFNDQIGFGNHHMGTTRMANNETDGVVDKNHKVFGTENLYIGGSSVFPTGGHVPPTLTIVSLSIRLAKLLKVKYFGK is encoded by the coding sequence ATGATAAGTGATGGAAAATCATTAATTGCAGGAAGTCAGATAGAAGCTGATATATGCATAGTTGGAGCAGGGCCCGCTGGGATAGTTTTAGCATTGGAATTAGAGCCTTTTTTTTCAAAAATTGTTCTTGTTGAATCAGGAAGTGACCATTATGTTGATAAAACTCAACAACTCTATCAGGCTGAGTCGTTCCCAGAGCACTTTCCTGATCCATTGATTTCAAGATTAAGGTTTTTAGGAGGAGCGAGTAACCATTGGGCAAATAATACGTCACCACTTTCCCCTATTGACTTTGAATATAGAAACTGGATACCTAACAGTGGTTGGCCTATTTCTTTTGATGACATTGAGCCCTACTATTACAAAGCTTCGACTTATTGTGGTGTAGGAAATGATGGCTTTTTACCAGATAAGTGGATGAAAAAATATCATCAAAAAGATTGGGGGATACAGGGTTCAGCACTTGAAATAGGCATAGCTAAGGCTGCTCAACCGCCTACAAACTTTTATTTGAGTAACGCAACTCAATTAATTAATTCTTCTAAAATACACCTTATTAAAAATGCTAATCTAGTAGATATGGAATATTCTTTAGAAAACAAAAAAGTTTCTAATCTTTCATTCAACGCTTTACAGGCTGACAATTTTTCGGTTTCAGCAAACGACTTTGTTCTTTGTTTAGGTGGGATAGAAAATGCGAGAATGCTTCTATTTTTTAATGATAAATATCAGAATAAATTGGGAAATATAACTGGAAATGTAGGACGGTACTTTATGGATCACCCGACAGTTAAGGGAGCTCAGTTGTTCTCTAATAGTTTAAGTGATTTTCCCTTATTTTCTGGGGTAAATGAATATGATAGACGTATTTTGAGTTATTTTCAGCTAAGTGAGCGATCTTTAAAAGATAACTTGACTACTAACCTACGGTTACCTCTAGTTAAGTCGACCGAATATATGCTTTCTGATGGTATATCATCATTTCATATTTTAAAAGATGCCTTACAGGAAGGTGAGTTTCCGGATCAATTACCCGATCATTTATTAAACTTTGTACTAGACTTTGACATGGTAGCAGAAGCTATTTCTAGAAAATCGTTTGATCATTCTTTATTTGATTCATCTAAACAAATGGCAGGGTTTCAGATCCCAATGATGATTGAGCAAACACCCCATAGGGATAATAAGATTTGTCTTGGCAATGAAGTTGATGTTTTTGGAATACCTAAAATAAATATTCATTGGGAATTAAAAAGCTCAGATATTAATAATATTTGGAAATCTTTAACGATATTTGCTAACGAAGTTGGGACAAATTCTATAGGACGAGTCCGTTTACTTAAAGAAAGAAGCGAGCGTATTTTCAATGATCAAATTGGATTTGGAAATCATCATATGGGAACAACGCGTATGGCAAATAATGAAACAGATGGTGTGGTAGATAAAAATCATAAAGTCTTCGGAACTGAAAATTTATATATTGGTGGAAGTTCAGTATTTCCAACAGGGGGTCATGTACCTCCTACTCTTACCATTGTTAGTTTGTCTATCAGATTAGCAAAACTTTTAAAGGTTAAATATTTTGGAAAATAA
- the xrtA gene encoding exosortase A → MDSKTIRPQLFVALAIFSGFYISIFYSTFQKLLNTWTQSNTYSHGFFIIPLVIWLIYQQKHKLQEVIFGPSWLGVFLTLIISIMWFVGTLSGINIVEQFFLFLIPTSICLALLGLDLTKTLKFPLFFLLFAIPVGDFLIPYLLFITADISVGLTKILNIPIYRDGMYIQIPNGKFVVSEACSGIRFLISTVTIGVLYSYLFLTGFWKKALFITLCFVVSIVGNGIRAFLIILIGYLSDMQAAVGFDHLVYGWFFFCVILLILFVIGNRLSDKELPQYDIKESNFKKNVNFPSYWFIFLTLIFMSFGPFLNYIYKQKENDIKAELVTLDNGKQKDFPPLQWQPTFPHADSLDYKKVSTKGSFIDVFTATYYFETDRKELISFQNKLFDETIWTISDISNGEVELATGKQIVYQQILIVNSLGKERIIRLIYQVGNSFLANKLHVKALQLYNKLTFSDLGGKAFILSMDNSLGANETLDKYMQNNLQELLLVEVNHAN, encoded by the coding sequence ATGGATAGTAAAACCATTCGTCCGCAGTTATTTGTAGCATTAGCCATATTTTCAGGCTTTTATATAAGTATCTTTTATTCAACGTTTCAAAAGCTCCTAAATACATGGACTCAGTCGAATACCTACAGCCATGGATTCTTTATTATTCCCTTAGTAATTTGGCTGATTTACCAACAAAAGCATAAGCTACAAGAAGTTATATTTGGGCCATCTTGGCTAGGAGTATTTTTAACTCTTATTATTTCTATTATGTGGTTTGTAGGAACCCTTTCAGGCATCAATATTGTTGAACAGTTTTTTTTATTTTTAATCCCCACATCTATCTGCTTAGCACTTTTAGGTCTAGATCTAACTAAAACCTTGAAATTTCCCTTGTTCTTTCTGCTATTTGCAATTCCTGTTGGCGACTTTCTGATCCCTTATTTATTATTTATCACAGCTGATATCTCTGTTGGACTGACTAAAATATTAAACATTCCGATTTATAGAGATGGAATGTACATACAGATCCCTAACGGGAAGTTCGTGGTCTCAGAGGCCTGCAGTGGGATAAGATTTTTAATTTCTACAGTGACCATCGGGGTTTTATATTCTTACCTGTTTTTAACGGGGTTCTGGAAAAAAGCCCTGTTCATAACATTGTGCTTTGTTGTCTCAATAGTAGGAAATGGAATTAGGGCCTTTTTAATCATTCTAATAGGCTATCTTTCAGACATGCAAGCTGCAGTTGGCTTTGATCATTTGGTTTATGGTTGGTTTTTCTTCTGTGTGATTTTATTAATTTTATTTGTCATTGGAAATCGTTTATCTGATAAAGAACTGCCTCAGTATGACATCAAAGAATCTAACTTTAAGAAAAACGTAAACTTTCCTTCTTACTGGTTTATCTTTTTAACGTTGATTTTTATGAGTTTTGGACCATTTTTAAATTATATATATAAACAAAAAGAAAACGATATCAAAGCTGAATTAGTTACCCTCGATAATGGCAAACAAAAGGATTTCCCACCTTTACAATGGCAACCAACTTTTCCACATGCTGATTCATTGGATTATAAAAAAGTAAGCACTAAAGGAAGTTTTATAGATGTGTTTACTGCAACTTATTATTTTGAAACTGATCGTAAGGAATTGATTAGTTTTCAGAACAAACTTTTTGATGAAACAATTTGGACTATTAGTGATATATCGAATGGGGAGGTTGAACTCGCAACAGGAAAACAGATTGTTTATCAACAGATTCTAATTGTTAATTCATTAGGAAAAGAAAGAATAATTCGACTTATTTATCAAGTTGGCAATTCATTTTTAGCGAATAAATTACACGTAAAAGCGTTGCAGTTATATAACAAATTAACCTTCTCAGACTTAGGTGGTAAAGCGTTTATTTTATCAATGGATAATTCGTTGGGTGCAAATGAAACATTAGATAAATATATGCAAAATAACTTACAAGAACTACTTTTAGTTGAGGTGAATCATGCCAACTAG
- a CDS encoding glycosyltransferase family 2 protein — translation MYISVVILSYNSITPLERCLLHLIEALKPLEMANEIFVVDNGSTDGSVELIESFQHKNEHLISTILFNENKGTTYSRNAALRQVKGEYILIIDSDAYVTSQAITSLINYLKHNPETGIAVPRLFYRNGNFQMSCDKFPTLIHKIKRFLFLKKFEKITNYLQSAKAPISVDYAISACWMISQKAFMDTGLFDENIFYSPEDVDYCIRVWEQGYKITYLPDVEVVHDAQELSRGFRLSMFHLHHLKGLVYLMRKHKYFWGLDNLYQRLNRIR, via the coding sequence ATGTATATTTCTGTCGTGATACTGTCATATAACTCTATTACACCATTAGAGCGATGCCTGCTACATCTTATCGAAGCATTAAAACCCTTAGAAATGGCAAATGAAATTTTTGTTGTGGATAATGGATCAACTGATGGCAGTGTAGAGCTAATTGAATCTTTTCAACATAAAAACGAACATTTAATATCGACTATTCTATTTAATGAAAATAAAGGCACTACGTATTCACGCAATGCAGCCCTGAGACAAGTTAAAGGCGAATATATTCTGATTATAGATTCAGATGCTTATGTAACCTCTCAGGCGATAACCTCCTTGATTAATTATTTAAAGCACAACCCTGAAACTGGAATTGCAGTCCCGAGATTATTTTATCGAAATGGCAATTTTCAAATGTCTTGCGATAAATTTCCTACATTAATCCATAAAATCAAACGTTTCTTGTTTTTAAAAAAATTTGAAAAAATTACTAATTATCTTCAAAGCGCAAAAGCTCCAATTTCCGTTGATTACGCTATTTCGGCATGTTGGATGATTTCACAAAAAGCGTTTATGGACACAGGATTATTTGATGAAAATATTTTCTACTCACCTGAAGATGTCGACTACTGTATTCGCGTGTGGGAACAAGGTTATAAAATTACTTACCTACCAGATGTTGAGGTAGTTCATGATGCTCAGGAATTATCAAGAGGATTTAGATTATCAATGTTTCATCTTCATCATCTTAAAGGTCTAGTTTATTTAATGCGAAAGCATAAATATTTTTGGGGATTAGATAATTTATATCAGCGTTTAAACAGGATCAGGTAA
- a CDS encoding O-antigen ligase family protein, with protein MSISALIFIFLYVMGLIKAFTSKPLWGLFSYFVAFYMHPPSRWWGVELPDFRWSLIAAVITFIALIFNSKLKIDWLDNKESKLLLLFWCYICLQMFWAIDFYLHLRYIELFLKFILLFVLIRNCITNKGELIFFILINAIGCTYFGYLGLINTSGRLEGVGGASIASANLIAQHVAVILILSSYLLLCNLKKLNWLLIPLVIILLEIIMQTESRTVLISLFCIALFSLFYIPRDVKKQFIIYLSLGGILFFSLLGPQIIQRFEQISSNESSVFQPKIDRSALSRIEVIKAQLSMFKERPIIGYGNRGTLLLSPLYLQEEFLTKPTAQNNNASIRASHNLAMSMLVDHGLIGATIYFYLILILFLKINVIKNNCEVNKDDFFYSVMLLATTLSLLLLQIAGQGTNNKVLEVTIWLMALITLISDHIKSYSKVQINDK; from the coding sequence ATGAGCATAAGTGCTTTGATTTTCATATTTTTATATGTGATGGGCTTAATTAAAGCTTTCACAAGTAAACCCCTTTGGGGGCTATTTTCTTATTTTGTAGCTTTTTATATGCACCCTCCTAGTCGTTGGTGGGGAGTTGAATTACCAGATTTTCGTTGGTCTCTGATTGCAGCTGTAATCACTTTTATAGCTTTAATTTTTAACTCAAAACTCAAAATAGATTGGCTTGATAATAAAGAAAGTAAATTATTACTGCTATTTTGGTGTTATATCTGTTTACAAATGTTTTGGGCTATAGATTTTTACTTACATCTTCGATATATCGAATTATTTTTAAAATTTATACTCTTATTTGTTCTAATAAGAAACTGCATAACGAATAAAGGGGAATTGATATTTTTTATTTTAATAAATGCAATTGGATGCACTTACTTTGGGTATCTAGGTCTAATTAATACTAGTGGGAGGTTAGAAGGTGTTGGGGGGGCAAGCATTGCTAGTGCGAACCTTATAGCTCAGCATGTTGCAGTGATTCTCATTTTAAGCTCTTATTTATTATTGTGTAATTTGAAAAAATTGAATTGGTTACTAATTCCATTGGTAATCATTTTACTTGAAATCATTATGCAAACAGAAAGCCGAACGGTTTTAATATCACTATTTTGTATTGCATTGTTTTCTCTTTTTTATATTCCTAGAGATGTAAAAAAACAATTCATAATCTACCTTTCTTTAGGAGGAATTCTATTTTTTTCTCTTTTAGGGCCTCAAATCATTCAAAGGTTCGAGCAAATTAGTAGTAATGAAAGTAGTGTTTTTCAACCAAAAATTGACCGGAGTGCTTTATCTAGAATTGAGGTTATTAAAGCTCAGCTTTCAATGTTCAAAGAGAGGCCAATAATAGGATATGGGAATAGGGGGACTTTACTTTTAAGCCCATTATATCTTCAGGAAGAATTCCTCACTAAACCAACTGCACAGAATAATAATGCATCAATCAGAGCGTCACACAATCTAGCAATGAGCATGCTTGTTGATCACGGGTTGATAGGGGCTACAATTTATTTTTATTTGATTTTAATTTTATTCTTAAAAATTAATGTAATTAAAAATAATTGTGAAGTGAATAAAGATGATTTTTTCTATAGTGTGATGCTACTTGCTACTACATTATCACTTTTATTACTTCAAATTGCAGGTCAAGGAACAAACAATAAAGTTTTAGAGGTCACTATTTGGTTGATGGCATTGATTACGTTAATAAGTGACCATATTAAGAGCTATTCTAAGGTTCAGATTAATGATAAGTGA